In one window of Cupriavidus necator N-1 DNA:
- the alr gene encoding alanine racemase — protein sequence MPRPIHAVIHQPALANNLDIIRRKAPDSRIWAVVKANAYGHGIRRVFAALRGADGFGLLDLNEAVLLRDLGWQGPILLLEGFFQPQDVAVIEQYRLTTAIHCDEQLRMLESARAKGPLAIQLKLNTGMNRLGFHPADYRPAWERARAMPCVGSIVHMTHFSDADSARGVAHQIEAFDAATANLPGEASLSNSAAVLWHPQAHRAWVRPGIILYGASPTGRDADIAGTGLQPAMSLHSELISVQDLQPGDTVGYGSLFTAERPMRIGVVACGYADGYPRHASGWGEQRAPVLVDGVRTELVGRVSMDMLCVDLTPCPKAKVGSPVTLWGQGLPIDEVAQASGTVGYELMCALAPRVPTSVATITASDSAAPAVA from the coding sequence ATGCCAAGACCCATCCACGCTGTCATCCATCAACCCGCCCTGGCCAACAATCTCGACATCATCCGCCGCAAGGCGCCGGATTCGCGCATCTGGGCGGTGGTCAAGGCCAATGCCTACGGCCACGGCATCCGCCGCGTCTTTGCTGCGCTGCGGGGTGCCGACGGCTTCGGCCTGCTGGACCTGAACGAGGCCGTGCTGCTGCGTGACCTTGGCTGGCAGGGCCCGATCCTGCTGCTGGAGGGCTTCTTCCAGCCGCAGGATGTTGCCGTCATCGAACAATACCGCCTGACCACCGCGATCCATTGCGACGAGCAGCTGCGCATGTTGGAAAGCGCACGCGCCAAGGGGCCGCTGGCCATCCAGCTCAAGCTCAACACCGGCATGAACCGGCTCGGCTTCCATCCGGCGGATTACCGTCCCGCCTGGGAGCGCGCCCGTGCCATGCCCTGTGTAGGCAGTATCGTCCATATGACGCATTTTTCCGATGCGGATAGTGCCCGAGGCGTCGCCCACCAAATCGAGGCGTTCGATGCCGCCACGGCCAACCTGCCGGGCGAGGCCAGCCTGTCGAACTCGGCCGCGGTGCTGTGGCACCCGCAGGCGCACCGCGCCTGGGTGCGCCCCGGCATCATCCTGTACGGCGCCTCGCCGACCGGGCGCGATGCCGATATTGCCGGCACCGGCCTGCAGCCCGCCATGTCGCTGCACAGCGAACTGATCTCGGTGCAGGACCTGCAGCCGGGCGATACCGTCGGCTACGGCTCCTTGTTCACCGCCGAGCGGCCGATGCGCATCGGCGTGGTGGCGTGCGGCTATGCCGACGGCTACCCGCGCCACGCGTCGGGCTGGGGCGAGCAACGTGCGCCGGTGCTGGTCGATGGCGTGCGCACCGAACTGGTCGGGCGCGTGTCGATGGACATGCTGTGCGTGGACCTCACCCCGTGCCCGAAGGCCAAGGTCGGCAGCCCGGTCACGCTGTGGGGCCAGGGCCTGCCGATCGACGAGGTGGCGCAGGCCAGCGGCACGGTCGGCTACGAGCTGATGTGCGCGCTCGCGCCGCGCGTGCCGACCTCGGTGGCGACGATCACGGCTTCGGACAGCGCCGCGCCTGCCGTGGCCTGA
- a CDS encoding disulfide bond formation protein B: MQANSRAYFLLIALVSFGLVGVALYLQFEKGYQPCPLCVMQRFAFIGIGIFSLLAAVAQNTRSLWQGLGMLSGIAGIAVAVYHVSLLLNPKASCGIDPLENWVNALPTAKALPQVFYADGLCTAPLPPVLGLSVPAWSLIWLFILTLTLAVGLIRREKNFR; this comes from the coding sequence ATGCAAGCCAACTCCCGCGCCTACTTCCTGCTGATCGCCCTCGTTTCCTTCGGCCTGGTCGGCGTTGCGCTCTACCTGCAGTTTGAAAAGGGCTACCAGCCCTGTCCGCTCTGCGTGATGCAGCGCTTCGCCTTTATCGGCATCGGCATCTTCTCGCTGCTGGCCGCGGTGGCGCAGAACACGCGCTCGCTGTGGCAGGGCCTGGGCATGCTGTCCGGCATCGCCGGCATTGCGGTGGCGGTCTACCACGTGTCGCTGCTGCTCAATCCCAAGGCCAGTTGCGGCATCGACCCGCTGGAAAACTGGGTCAACGCGCTGCCGACTGCCAAGGCGCTGCCTCAGGTGTTCTACGCCGATGGCCTGTGCACCGCGCCGCTGCCGCCGGTGCTGGGGCTGTCGGTGCCGGCATGGTCGCTGATCTGGCTGTTTATCCTGACGCTGACACTGGCGGTGGGGTTGATCCGGCGCGAGAAGAATTTCCGCTGA
- a CDS encoding GNAT family N-acetyltransferase: MDDGIAFETERLRLRQWREADYAPFAALNADAQVMRYFPAPLTRVESDAMADHCRSLIAAKGWGVWVAERKADGVFLGFVGLHEPTAALPFAPCVEIAWRLARHAWGSGYATEAARGALAWGFERLGLDEIVSFTTLANARSRAVMERLGMREDAVGFEHPALPPGHPLRPHCLYRLPRTAWQAAGG, from the coding sequence ATGGACGACGGCATCGCCTTCGAGACCGAACGCCTGCGGCTGCGGCAGTGGCGCGAGGCGGACTATGCGCCGTTTGCCGCGCTCAATGCCGATGCGCAGGTGATGCGCTATTTCCCTGCGCCGCTGACGCGTGTTGAAAGCGATGCGATGGCCGACCACTGCCGCAGCCTGATCGCAGCGAAGGGATGGGGCGTCTGGGTAGCGGAGCGCAAGGCGGACGGTGTTTTCCTGGGGTTTGTCGGACTGCACGAGCCCACCGCGGCGCTGCCGTTCGCGCCTTGCGTGGAGATCGCCTGGCGCTTGGCGCGGCACGCCTGGGGCAGCGGCTACGCGACCGAGGCGGCACGCGGCGCGCTTGCCTGGGGCTTTGAGCGGCTGGGGCTGGATGAAATCGTGTCCTTCACGACACTCGCCAATGCCCGCTCGCGGGCGGTCATGGAAAGGCTCGGCATGCGCGAGGATGCCGTGGGCTTTGAGCATCCCGCATTGCCGCCAGGGCATCCGTTGCGGCCCCATTGCCTGTACCGTTTGCCGCGCACGGCGTGGCAGGCAGCCGGCGGGTAG
- a CDS encoding ATP-binding cassette domain-containing protein: protein MIRIDQLVLQRGTKVLFDHTSVTLNPGERVGLVGANGSGKSTLFALLRGELHPDGGDVIVPAQWRVAHVAQETPAVSRTAVDYVIDGDTRLREIEAAIAAAQASGDGSAEGEAHAAFADADGYTAPARAEALLLGLGFTLAQVSQPVASFSGGWRMRLNLAQALMCPSDLLLLDEPTNHLDLDAIVWLEDWLARYPGTLVMISHDREFLDAICNVTVHIENQQLRRYGGNYTLFETLRLQQMAQQQSAYVRQQKEIAHLESFITRFKAKATKARQAQSRVKALEKMERLAPVHVAAGFAFEFREPDAAPNPMMVLDGVDCGYAEAEPPVTILHKLALSIQNGQRIGLLGANGQGKSTLVKTLAGTQDPLTGKLRLGKGLQIGYFAQHQLETLRDHDSPLQHLARLAPDTREQELRDFLGSFNFRGDMATAPIEPFSGGEKARLALALIVWQKPNLLLLDEPTNHLDLDTREALTMALAQFEGTLILVSHDRHLLRATADQFMLVADGTIKPFDGDLDDYRDWLLQQAAAKRNAATAAHLAENAGDAAAAVNRKDQRRAEADERQRLSALRKPLTKELEKVEKRMAVLQTAKEEIDQFMADESSYAEANKTKLMEMLKRQGEVNGELETLEEKWLELQEQIEQIA from the coding sequence GTGATCCGAATCGACCAGCTAGTCCTCCAGCGCGGCACCAAGGTGCTGTTCGACCACACCAGCGTGACGCTCAACCCGGGCGAGCGCGTGGGCCTTGTCGGCGCCAACGGCAGCGGCAAGTCGACGCTGTTCGCGCTGCTGCGCGGTGAACTGCATCCGGACGGGGGCGATGTCATCGTGCCGGCGCAGTGGCGCGTCGCGCACGTGGCGCAGGAAACGCCTGCGGTCAGCCGCACCGCCGTGGATTACGTGATCGATGGCGACACCCGTTTGCGCGAGATCGAAGCCGCCATCGCCGCCGCACAGGCCAGCGGCGACGGCAGCGCCGAGGGCGAAGCCCACGCCGCCTTTGCCGACGCCGACGGCTACACCGCCCCGGCGCGCGCCGAAGCCCTGCTGCTGGGCCTGGGCTTCACGCTGGCGCAGGTGTCGCAGCCAGTGGCCTCGTTCTCCGGCGGATGGCGCATGCGCCTGAACCTGGCGCAGGCGCTGATGTGCCCGTCCGACCTGCTCCTGCTCGACGAACCGACCAACCACCTGGACCTGGACGCCATCGTCTGGCTGGAGGACTGGCTGGCGCGCTACCCCGGCACGCTGGTGATGATTTCGCACGACCGCGAATTCCTCGACGCGATCTGCAACGTCACCGTGCATATCGAGAACCAGCAACTGCGCCGCTATGGCGGCAACTACACGCTGTTCGAGACCCTGCGCCTGCAGCAGATGGCGCAGCAGCAGTCCGCCTACGTGCGCCAGCAGAAGGAAATCGCGCACCTGGAATCGTTCATCACGCGCTTCAAGGCCAAGGCGACCAAGGCGCGCCAGGCACAGAGCCGCGTCAAGGCGCTGGAAAAGATGGAGCGGCTGGCGCCGGTGCACGTGGCCGCCGGCTTCGCCTTCGAGTTCCGCGAACCCGACGCCGCGCCCAACCCGATGATGGTGCTCGACGGCGTCGACTGCGGATATGCCGAGGCCGAGCCGCCCGTCACCATCCTGCACAAGCTGGCGCTGTCGATCCAGAACGGCCAGCGCATCGGCCTCTTGGGCGCCAACGGCCAGGGCAAGTCCACGCTGGTCAAGACCCTGGCCGGCACGCAGGACCCGCTCACGGGCAAGCTGCGCCTGGGCAAGGGCCTGCAGATCGGCTACTTCGCCCAGCACCAGCTGGAGACACTGCGCGACCACGACTCGCCGCTGCAGCACCTGGCACGCCTGGCGCCCGACACCCGCGAGCAGGAGCTGCGCGACTTCCTCGGCAGCTTCAACTTCCGCGGCGACATGGCCACCGCGCCGATCGAGCCCTTCTCGGGCGGCGAGAAGGCGCGGCTGGCCCTGGCGCTGATCGTCTGGCAGAAGCCCAACCTGCTGCTGCTGGACGAACCGACCAACCACCTGGACCTCGATACCCGCGAGGCGCTGACCATGGCGCTGGCGCAGTTCGAAGGCACGCTGATCCTGGTCTCGCACGACCGCCACCTGCTGCGCGCCACCGCCGACCAGTTCATGCTGGTGGCCGACGGCACCATCAAGCCGTTCGACGGCGACCTGGACGACTACCGCGACTGGTTGCTGCAACAGGCCGCGGCCAAGCGCAATGCCGCCACCGCCGCGCACCTGGCAGAGAACGCCGGCGATGCCGCGGCGGCGGTCAACCGCAAGGACCAGCGCCGCGCGGAGGCCGACGAGCGCCAGCGGCTGTCAGCACTGCGCAAGCCGTTGACGAAGGAACTGGAAAAGGTGGAAAAGCGCATGGCGGTGCTGCAAACCGCCAAGGAGGAGATCGACCAGTTCATGGCCGATGAAAGCAGCTATGCCGAAGCCAACAAGACGAAGCTGATGGAGATGCTCAAGCGCCAGGGCGAGGTCAATGGCGAGCTGGAGACGCTTGAGGAGAAGTGGCTGGAGTTGCAGGAGCAGATCGAGCAGATTGCGTAA
- the radA gene encoding DNA repair protein RadA, with protein sequence MAKTKTVYTCTECGGTTPRWAGQCPHCQQWNTLVETVAESAANKRFQPLAASATVRKLSEIDAADVPRFSSGIDEFDRVLGGGLVSGGVVLIGGDPGIGKSTLLLQALANLAGQRRVLYVSGEESGAQIALRAQRLGVESPSLGLLAEIQLEKIQATLEVEKPEVAVIDSIQTLYSEALNSAPGSVAQVRECAAQLTRIAKSSGITIILVGHVTKEGSLAGPRVLEHIVDTVLYFEGDTHSSHRLIRAFKNRFGAVNELGVFAMTERGLRGISNPSALFLSQHEETVPGSCVLVTQEGTRPLLVEIQALVDTAHVPNPRRLAVGLEQNRLALLLAVLHRHAGIACFDQDVFLNAVGGVKITEPAADLAVLLSIHSSMRNKPLPRGLVVFGEVGLAGEIRPSPRGQERLKEAAKLGFTIAVIPKANAPKQKIDGLEVIAVERIEQAIDRVRHLD encoded by the coding sequence TTGGCCAAGACCAAGACTGTCTATACGTGTACTGAATGCGGCGGCACCACGCCGCGCTGGGCCGGCCAGTGCCCGCATTGCCAGCAGTGGAACACGCTGGTTGAGACGGTGGCCGAGTCCGCCGCGAACAAGCGCTTCCAGCCGCTGGCCGCGTCGGCCACGGTGCGCAAGCTGTCGGAGATCGATGCCGCTGACGTGCCGCGCTTCTCCAGCGGCATCGATGAATTCGACCGCGTGCTGGGCGGCGGCCTGGTGTCGGGCGGGGTGGTGCTGATCGGCGGCGATCCCGGCATCGGCAAGTCCACGCTGCTGCTGCAGGCCCTGGCCAACCTTGCGGGCCAGCGCCGCGTGCTCTATGTCAGCGGCGAAGAATCCGGTGCGCAGATCGCGCTGCGCGCGCAGCGGCTGGGCGTGGAAAGCCCGTCGCTGGGGTTGCTTGCCGAAATCCAGCTGGAGAAGATCCAGGCCACGCTGGAAGTGGAAAAGCCCGAAGTCGCGGTGATCGACTCGATCCAGACGCTGTACTCCGAGGCGCTGAACTCCGCACCGGGCTCGGTCGCGCAGGTACGCGAATGCGCGGCGCAGCTGACGCGCATTGCCAAGAGCAGCGGCATCACCATCATCCTGGTCGGCCATGTGACCAAGGAAGGCAGCCTGGCGGGTCCGCGCGTGCTGGAGCATATCGTCGATACGGTGCTGTATTTCGAGGGCGATACCCACTCGTCGCACCGGCTGATCCGCGCCTTCAAGAACCGCTTCGGCGCGGTCAATGAGCTGGGCGTGTTTGCCATGACCGAGCGCGGCCTGCGCGGCATCAGCAATCCGTCGGCGCTGTTCCTGTCGCAGCACGAAGAGACCGTGCCGGGCTCGTGCGTGCTGGTGACGCAGGAGGGCACGCGTCCGCTGCTGGTTGAGATCCAGGCGCTGGTCGATACCGCCCATGTACCCAACCCGCGCCGGCTGGCGGTGGGCCTTGAGCAGAACCGGCTGGCGCTGCTGCTGGCGGTGCTGCACCGGCACGCGGGCATTGCCTGCTTTGACCAGGACGTGTTCCTGAACGCGGTGGGCGGGGTCAAGATCACCGAGCCCGCCGCCGACCTCGCGGTGCTGCTGTCGATCCATTCATCGATGCGCAACAAGCCGCTGCCGCGCGGCCTGGTGGTGTTCGGCGAAGTCGGCCTGGCCGGCGAGATCCGCCCCAGCCCGCGCGGGCAGGAGCGCCTGAAGGAAGCCGCCAAGCTGGGCTTTACGATCGCCGTGATTCCCAAGGCGAACGCGCCCAAACAGAAGATCGACGGGCTCGAAGTGATCGCGGTGGAACGCATCGAGCAGGCCATCGACCGCGTGCGCCATCTGGACTGA